A genome region from Paludibacterium sp. B53371 includes the following:
- a CDS encoding DsbA family protein: MKLHYIYDPLCGWCYAAAPLIAAAREILPVEAHAGGMMSDENRQPVTPQLRQYVMGHDRRIAAISGQPFGDAYFDGLLTDETAWFDSTPPIAAILAAEQVAGRGLDMLARLQRAHYVEGQRIADLPVLSVLAQEIGLDVPAFDAAQATVDVSGHLAASRQLLARSGGRGFPTLLLEQDDQWSLIDLGDWLGQVAAWRTWLQSQQGAMPAGAKGSGPVCGPDHCEI; the protein is encoded by the coding sequence ATGAAACTGCACTATATCTATGATCCTTTGTGCGGCTGGTGCTATGCCGCGGCACCGCTGATCGCCGCGGCACGGGAGATCCTGCCGGTCGAGGCGCACGCCGGCGGCATGATGTCGGATGAAAACCGCCAGCCCGTCACACCGCAGTTGCGTCAGTATGTCATGGGGCATGACCGGCGCATTGCCGCCATCAGTGGACAGCCGTTTGGCGATGCCTATTTTGATGGTCTGCTGACGGATGAGACTGCCTGGTTTGATTCGACGCCGCCGATTGCCGCGATCCTGGCGGCCGAGCAGGTCGCCGGGCGCGGGCTGGACATGCTGGCCCGTTTGCAGCGGGCGCATTACGTCGAAGGTCAGCGGATTGCCGACCTGCCTGTCCTGAGTGTGCTGGCGCAGGAGATCGGTCTGGATGTCCCGGCCTTCGACGCAGCCCAGGCGACGGTGGATGTGAGCGGACATCTGGCCGCCAGTCGCCAACTGCTGGCTCGTTCGGGCGGGCGCGGGTTTCCGACCTTGCTGCTGGAACAGGATGACCAGTGGTCGCTGATTGATTTGGGTGACTGGCTGGGACAGGTGGCGGCCTGGCGAACCTGGCTGCAGTCGCAGCAGGGTGCGATGCCTGCCGGGGCCAAGGGAAGCGGCCCGGTTTGTGGCCCGGATCACTGCGAGATCTGA
- a CDS encoding ABC transporter substrate-binding protein: MSRLRLMLTALLLGCALGLSHAETIQISTGEFPPWAGEKLPNGGFINRVVQEAFRRQGVQTELRYMPWARAMASLQHGNVIASSFWAHDAKRDQRLLQSAPLTNNPWLLFHRSELTLGKWRTLSDLAKYRFAVIRGYTYTTEFWDLIRRGVLKADIVQDDATALHELQAGLVDIVPMDPVNLAYLSSQPLPGINPNIRLEGDPAPFASLPAYLLIRDTPLGRQLLQRFNQGLASMQADGTLDTYRRELMDSLQAVHRNDQISQ; the protein is encoded by the coding sequence GTGAGCCGTTTGCGCCTGATGCTTACCGCGCTGTTGCTGGGCTGCGCCCTCGGGCTCAGCCACGCGGAAACCATCCAGATCTCCACCGGCGAATTCCCGCCCTGGGCAGGAGAAAAGCTGCCCAATGGCGGCTTCATCAACCGGGTGGTACAAGAAGCATTCCGCCGCCAGGGTGTGCAAACCGAGCTGCGCTACATGCCCTGGGCCCGTGCCATGGCCAGCCTGCAGCACGGCAACGTCATCGCCAGCTCGTTCTGGGCCCACGATGCCAAACGTGACCAGCGCCTGCTGCAAAGCGCGCCGCTGACCAATAACCCCTGGCTGCTGTTTCACCGCAGCGAACTGACGCTGGGCAAGTGGCGCACACTGAGCGATCTGGCGAAATACCGCTTTGCGGTGATTCGCGGCTACACCTATACCACCGAATTCTGGGACTTGATCCGTCGCGGCGTCCTCAAGGCAGACATCGTCCAGGATGACGCCACCGCACTGCATGAGCTACAGGCCGGTCTGGTGGACATTGTCCCGATGGACCCGGTCAACCTGGCTTACCTGAGCAGCCAGCCCCTGCCCGGCATCAATCCCAACATCCGGCTGGAGGGGGACCCGGCTCCCTTTGCCAGCCTGCCCGCCTACCTGCTGATCCGCGACACACCACTGGGGCGCCAGCTGCTGCAGCGCTTCAACCAGGGACTGGCCAGCATGCAGGCTGACGGCACGCTGGACACCTATCGGCGCGAGCTGATGGACAGCCTGCAGGCCGTCCATCGCAACGATCAGATCTCGCAGTGA
- a CDS encoding DUF3857 domain-containing protein yields MKRCLWVLLLLPVLAQAQGYQPDVTIVRDDRVVVFQADGRMVVDQVYVKRIETARAVSDDGQQSITFYGDQAQSVKVLEAYTTTADGRRMAVPADKIFDQSGRLSRSAPMYVDHQIKTVVFPGVEVGAVLTIHWQKVYGQPRWPGARINQSAFWSVHDRLLGGSYTIKAPAEWSLKVFARDLPAPDRQIIGDLQVWRWTVPPHEALAPEPGSVSEEDVSPMLCYSNFSDWQAAAEAYGRRANAQAAVTPEVQRLADKLTHGIASPHEQALLLYDWVRSQIRHIDLYAWRTNMVPHRAAQVLSNGYADSRDAATLLQSLLAARQIRSSQALLDYSDNGTLLPVSVPFAVFDHVMLYLPDEHRFVDPSQTLLAYGQMDEGLLGQTALVLDDGSGHAALLKTPTLNSAQDRTVSATRMVLQPDGSVTGESTNRYAGQVESYMRSVFAEVPSGGEEKMAEDLLDKTGQHGAGRFDLPDAYDLTRPYVLNARYTLTGIAPMPGPGAFAIPQGLGGLMCLRDAFPQAKLAERHLPFVVLSGHCREQTQFTLPAGVKVFSRPKDVRIDSPFGHYQSHYELDGGVLQVTRQLQMDWPENWAPVAMYPAYKKLADAVQKDLRAQVLYQMP; encoded by the coding sequence ATGAAACGCTGTCTGTGGGTGTTGCTGTTACTGCCTGTCTTGGCGCAGGCGCAGGGCTATCAGCCGGATGTCACGATTGTGCGGGATGACCGGGTGGTGGTGTTTCAGGCGGATGGCCGCATGGTCGTTGATCAGGTCTATGTCAAGCGGATTGAAACGGCCAGGGCGGTGAGCGACGACGGCCAGCAGAGCATCACGTTCTATGGCGATCAGGCGCAGTCGGTCAAGGTGCTGGAGGCCTATACCACCACGGCAGATGGCCGGCGCATGGCGGTGCCGGCCGACAAGATTTTCGATCAGTCCGGCCGGTTGAGCCGGTCGGCGCCGATGTATGTTGATCACCAGATCAAGACTGTGGTGTTCCCCGGGGTGGAGGTGGGCGCGGTGCTGACCATCCACTGGCAAAAGGTGTACGGCCAGCCACGCTGGCCGGGTGCCAGAATCAATCAAAGCGCATTCTGGTCGGTGCATGACCGCCTGTTGGGCGGCAGCTATACCATCAAGGCGCCGGCCGAGTGGTCGCTGAAGGTGTTTGCCCGTGATCTGCCCGCGCCTGACCGGCAGATCATCGGCGACCTGCAAGTCTGGCGCTGGACTGTGCCGCCGCATGAGGCCCTGGCCCCGGAGCCTGGTTCGGTGAGCGAGGAAGATGTCAGCCCGATGCTCTGCTACAGTAATTTCTCCGACTGGCAGGCGGCGGCAGAGGCCTATGGCCGCCGCGCCAATGCACAGGCTGCCGTCACGCCCGAAGTGCAGCGCCTGGCCGACAAGCTCACCCACGGCATCGCCTCGCCGCATGAACAGGCGCTGCTGCTGTATGACTGGGTGCGCAGCCAGATTCGTCACATCGATCTGTATGCATGGCGTACCAATATGGTGCCGCATCGCGCGGCCCAGGTGCTGAGTAACGGCTATGCCGATAGTCGGGATGCCGCCACGCTGCTGCAGTCCTTGCTGGCGGCACGGCAGATACGCAGCAGCCAGGCATTGCTGGATTACAGCGATAACGGCACGTTGCTGCCGGTCTCCGTGCCTTTCGCGGTTTTCGACCATGTCATGCTGTATCTGCCGGATGAGCATCGCTTCGTGGATCCTTCGCAAACCTTGCTGGCTTACGGGCAGATGGATGAGGGCTTGCTGGGGCAGACGGCGCTGGTGCTGGATGATGGCAGTGGCCATGCCGCGCTGTTGAAAACCCCGACGCTGAATTCGGCGCAGGATCGGACGGTCTCGGCGACGCGGATGGTGTTGCAGCCGGATGGTTCGGTTACGGGGGAAAGCACCAACCGCTATGCCGGTCAGGTGGAGAGCTATATGCGCTCTGTCTTTGCGGAGGTGCCCTCGGGGGGCGAGGAAAAGATGGCGGAGGATCTGCTGGATAAAACCGGCCAGCACGGTGCCGGTCGCTTTGATCTGCCCGATGCCTACGATCTGACCCGCCCCTATGTGCTGAATGCGCGCTATACCCTGACGGGGATCGCACCCATGCCCGGACCGGGTGCGTTTGCCATTCCGCAAGGCCTGGGCGGATTGATGTGTCTGCGCGACGCTTTTCCCCAGGCGAAGCTGGCCGAGCGGCATTTGCCCTTCGTCGTCCTGTCCGGTCACTGCCGCGAGCAGACGCAATTCACGCTGCCTGCCGGTGTGAAAGTGTTTTCCCGACCCAAAGATGTCCGGATCGACAGCCCCTTCGGCCACTATCAGAGTCATTACGAGCTCGATGGCGGTGTCTTGCAGGTGACGCGGCAGTTGCAAATGGACTGGCCGGAAAACTGGGCGCCTGTTGCGATGTATCCTGCTTATAAAAAACTGGCGGATGCCGTGCAGAAGGATCTGCGCGCGCAAGTCCTGTATCAGATGCCATAA